The stretch of DNA TCCATAGATTTTGGAATAATGGAAAAGGCTAAAAATATCTTGATGATTGAAGGAGATTTTATCTGGGACGATGTGGGTTCCTGGAGGGCATTAGAAAGGATATATTCTCAAGATGAGAATAAAAATGTAATTTTAGGCAATCACATCGGAATTGATACTCAAAATTGTATTGTTATGGCTGAGGAAAAATTAGTCGCTACAATTGGAATCTCTGATTTAATTGTAGTCAGCACAAAAGAAGCAACCTTTATCTGTCCAAAACAAAGGGCAGAAGAAGTAAAAAAAATAGTCGAGAAATTAAAAAATGGAGGTAAATTATGTCAGAAAGATGTTTAATTACGGGTATCACAGGATTTGCAGGGAGTTATTTAGCTGATTTCTTGCTTGAAAAAGGAAATGTCGAAATTTATGGGATTAAAAGATGGCGTAGTCGAATGGAAACCATTGAGCATATTAAAGATAAAATAACACTAATCGAATGTGATTTAAGAGATGCAACATCAGTTCTCAATTGTATTGAAGAAATGCAACCTGATAAAATCTTCCATTTAGCCGCTCAAAGTTTTGTTCCTACTTCATGGCTGGCACCTACTGAAACCTTAATGACTAATATCTTAAGCACTTTAAATATATTTGAGGCGGTGCGTAAAGCTCATTTAACTCATACAAGAATTCAAATTGCCGGCTCTTCTGAAGAATATGGAATGGTTTATGAGGATGAAGTCCCTATCAAAGAAACTAATCCTCTAAGACCTTTAAGCCCTTATGGTGTCAGTAAAGTAGCTCATGATTTATTAGGATACCAATATTATATGAGTTATAATCTCTATATTGTAAGAACAAGGGGATTTAATCATAGTGGTCCTCGAAGAGGTGAGGTATTTGTAGAAGCAGATTTTGCTAAACAAATTGCTGAGATAGAGAAGGGATTAAAAGAACCAATTATATATGTAGGAAATCTTGAGGCAAAAAGAGATTTTACGGATGTGCGGGATATGGCTAAGGGATATTGGTTATCACTTGAGAAATGTGACCCCGGCGATGTCTATAATATCTGCTCTGGAAAGGCGTATGGCATAGAAGAGGTTTTAGATATGTTACTTTCTCTTTCTACGGTAAAAGTGGAAGTAAAACAAGATCCCTCGCGAATGCGTCCTTCTGATGTTCCGATATTATTAGGAGATTTCACTAAATTTAGAGAAAAGACCGGTTGGCAACCAACTATCCCTTTTGAAAAAACACTTAAAGATATATTAAACTACTGGCGTGAATATTATCAGGTTTAGTAATAAAATATTAACGGCTCCAGCATAAAAGAAGTTTTTGCGAAACAAAAAAGGAGTAACCGTTCAGGTAGTCTTTTACCGCAGAGACGCAGAGAAACAGAGAAGACATAGAAATAAAGTAACTATAGCAGTTATTAGTCAAAACTTTACTCAGAGTGAATAAGTAAAAAAATCCCAAATCCCAAGCACCAAATCTCAAATAAGCACCAAATTCCACATACCAAAAAGCGAATTAGAGATTAGTGAATTAGAGATTAGATTTTACTAATTCGCTTAATTCACTAAATGGAATTTGGAATTTGTGATTTGGAATTTCATAGCCATATCTATGTCAAATTTCGATTAATAAGTGCTATATTCAGCCACTGATTAGCACGGATAGAAAAATAAAATCAGTGTTTCATCTGTGTCCATCTCTGGCTGAATAGTTACCAATAGATTTTAATTTTTTTCTCTGCCTCTGTTATGTAAAGTGTCAAGCTTTTTTTATTTTTTTATTTAAGAAAAAAGTCTACGACTTATCTCTACAACTTTCTTTGCTTTCTCTTTTTAGCCTGTCGAGGTTGTCGGGGCACCCGCTTGCGGGTCGTCCTCGAGCAGGGGTTTTCTCTAAAGCAGAGGCAAAGGGGTTAGATGATTGACAACTTCTTTTATTAACCCCTTTGGAGAAAAGAGAAAACCTAAATAAAAGTCCTTAAAGATATATCTGTTGCAGTGAACAGTCGCGAAAAATGAATCTTGTACCTCCTTTTGTTCTTTGATAGATATAAAAGGTAACCGTAACTTTCTATTATACGTGGCAACCTGAGTTTTTATAAAACAGCAGGTTCACACTCATTGATTCTTTCGTTTTGATTTTTTTGAGTCTCTTTCTGTGCTCGAGTATTACTCTTTCACGGACCGAGGCGTCTCAAAAAAATACGTTACCAATTACAATTGATACCTTATCAAAGACCACTATTTAAAAATGTGGAATATACTTTCTTTCTTCTTTTAAGATACGATAGATAATCGCAGTTAATTTACGAGCAACAGCAGTAATGGCTTTCTTTTTAGCAATCTCTGAATGATGTCTGTTTTTGATTCGGCAATAAAACTGATAGAGTCTGATGTCTTTTCGAATGGCAACCCAGGCTGCTTCTATAAGTAGAAACCGTAATACCTTGTCGCCTAAATGAGTAATAGAGCCTCTATTAACATCATCACCAGTAGAGTTTTCTCTTGGCACAAGACCAACAAAGGAGGCTAATTCTCGTGGGTCTTTTAAGTTCTTGGGATCACCTATGTTACCGAGTAAAGTAACTGCCACAACAAATCCTATTCCAGGAATTGATTGCAAAAAACTGAGGTAATTCTTAATGTTTTCATGGCTGTTACAAAAACTTCTTAGAACACGGTGAATGGTTAATAGTTGTTTTCGGGCATAGAAAAGGTCATCTATCAACATATCTAAACAATCTCGAATAGCTGGCTGACAAGGAATCTTTTTGATTTCATTGATGTGGTTACAAGACCATTTTTGATAAGGGTCTTTGATATAACCATCCAGATGAGCAAACAAAAGTAAAGCTTTGATGCGTTGTTGAGTAACCTTACGCAAAGAAGCATAGTTCTGGCGAATTTTAACTAAATGACGAAGTTCTCGCCATTCATCTTGAGGTACTCTTATAGATTTTAAACTCCCAGCTTTAAGTAGCGCCGTTAGTTTTACTGAATCTATACGGTTAGTCTTTACTCGTTCATTCGGTGCTTTAGGGATAGATAGTGGTGGCACAACCAGACAAGGAATATTTTTCTGTGTCAGATAGTCATAAAGATGATATCCTGTAGGACCTGCTTCGTAAGCACAGATAATCTGTTTGTTAGAGTAGTTGTTTTGCAGGTAATTATAAAAATATTGTGGTTGTGCTGGTATTGTTTTTGTCCGTTTCATAATATTGTGGTCCTGAATGGTAAAAGAAAAACTCTTTTTATCCACATCTAGCCCAATGAATAGTTCATAATCTTTCGGTAAATATGTTGTTTGTGTCATAAGTTTGTCCTCCTTATTTTAGTCAGTTAATACTTTTTGTATAGTATACCACAAAATCTTTCGCAGGTCAAACTTGACACTTTATCATATCATCTCTGCGGTGAACAGTTACTGCTTTTTGCATTTTGCTCTTTGGAGAAAATTGATAAAAATAGAGGTTTTAAATACCCGTTTAAAAACTACAGTTTCCTGGTTTTGCAGAACCCTAAGACACATCCACCAGAGGAGGATACAAATTTGAATTTAAGTAATCTAAAACAACTATTTTATTACTTTCCCTTACGCTGGTTGGCAACTTTATTGCCAATTTCATTAATTGGTGTTCTTGGGACTCTGTGTGCCTATATTGAGATTTTGACGATTCGTCCTGGCACTAAAAAAAGGCTTTTTGTGAACCTGATGACTGCCTTAGGTTTGGAGAATGATAGCCAAAAATGTGCTACCTTATGTTTCAATGTCATCCGCCATTACATTTGGAATATTCTGGAATTTACCTTGGCTCATCGTTTATGGAAAGGAAGGAAAACAAATTTTATCCAGCTGGTTGGTTTTGAACATATCACCCAATCTCTACGACAGGGTAGAGGAGTTGTTCTTGTTGGGGGACATTTAGCCACATTTGAATTCCACACAACGGCAGTTGCCTGGCAGGGATATTCTTCGGCACAGGTGGAACCCAGAGAAACGCAGTTAGACAATATCCCATCTGGTATTCCACGAATTATCCA from bacterium encodes:
- a CDS encoding lysophospholipid acyltransferase family protein yields the protein MNLSNLKQLFYYFPLRWLATLLPISLIGVLGTLCAYIEILTIRPGTKKRLFVNLMTALGLENDSQKCATLCFNVIRHYIWNILEFTLAHRLWKGRKTNFIQLVGFEHITQSLRQGRGVVLVGGHLATFEFHTTAVAWQGYSSAQVEPRETQLDNIPSGIPRIIQIYRRRHQTRYLQYETIYTGMGFRQALKFLKQGRVVGIAIDYPVVTHSVICRFLGQERKVPLGPAYLAMKTDADIVIAHLERITFGKNRLTFIPVPVIKTEDFIADISSLSLQLAQTYEQFILKHPEQWAWQMWLQNQ
- a CDS encoding IS110 family transposase, producing MTQTTYLPKDYELFIGLDVDKKSFSFTIQDHNIMKRTKTIPAQPQYFYNYLQNNYSNKQIICAYEAGPTGYHLYDYLTQKNIPCLVVPPLSIPKAPNERVKTNRIDSVKLTALLKAGSLKSIRVPQDEWRELRHLVKIRQNYASLRKVTQQRIKALLLFAHLDGYIKDPYQKWSCNHINEIKKIPCQPAIRDCLDMLIDDLFYARKQLLTIHRVLRSFCNSHENIKNYLSFLQSIPGIGFVVAVTLLGNIGDPKNLKDPRELASFVGLVPRENSTGDDVNRGSITHLGDKVLRFLLIEAAWVAIRKDIRLYQFYCRIKNRHHSEIAKKKAITAVARKLTAIIYRILKEERKYIPHF
- a CDS encoding GDP-mannose 4,6-dehydratase, encoding MSERCLITGITGFAGSYLADFLLEKGNVEIYGIKRWRSRMETIEHIKDKITLIECDLRDATSVLNCIEEMQPDKIFHLAAQSFVPTSWLAPTETLMTNILSTLNIFEAVRKAHLTHTRIQIAGSSEEYGMVYEDEVPIKETNPLRPLSPYGVSKVAHDLLGYQYYMSYNLYIVRTRGFNHSGPRRGEVFVEADFAKQIAEIEKGLKEPIIYVGNLEAKRDFTDVRDMAKGYWLSLEKCDPGDVYNICSGKAYGIEEVLDMLLSLSTVKVEVKQDPSRMRPSDVPILLGDFTKFREKTGWQPTIPFEKTLKDILNYWREYYQV